In a genomic window of Equus przewalskii isolate Varuska chromosome 4, EquPr2, whole genome shotgun sequence:
- the RNF148 gene encoding RING finger protein 148, which produces MSLLRIAPSTHSCVSSRLLKLSIFLLLSLPDSKGKAIWTAYLNITFQVGNRIISELGESGVFGNHSPLERVSGVVVLPEGWNQNACNPMTNFIRPEQADSWLALIERGGCTFTHKINVAAEKGANGVIIYNYPGTGNKVFPMSHQGTENIVAVMIGNLKGMELLHLIQKGVYVTIIIEVGRMHIPWINHYVMSLFTFLAATVVYLFLYCAWRARVPNSSSSRRRQIKADVKKAIGQLQLRVLKEGDKELDPNGDSCVVCFDIYKPQDVVRILTCKHFFHKACIDPWLLAHRTCPMCKCDILKT; this is translated from the coding sequence ATGAGCCTACTTAGAATTGCTCCTTCGACTCATAGTTGTGTTTCTTCTCGACTATTGAAGCTTAGCATCTTTCTACTACTTAGCCTTCCTGACTCAAAAGGAAAAGCCATTTGGACAGCCTATCTGAATATAACGTTTCAAGTGGGAAATCGGATTATATCAGAATTAGGAGAGAGTGGAGTGTTCGGGAATCATTCTCCTCTGGAAAGGGTGTCTGGTGTGGTGGTACTCCCTGAAGGATGGAATCAGAATGCTTGTAATCCTATGACCAATTTCATCAGGCCCGAACAGGCAGACTCTTGGTTGGCTCTCATTGAACGAGGAGGCTGTACTTTTACACACAAAATCAATGTGGCGGCAGAGAAGGGAGCAAATGGGGTGATCATCTATAACTATCCAGGTACGGGCAACAAAGTATTTCCCATGTCTCACCAGGGAACGGAAAATATCGTCGCAGTAATGATAGGTAACTTGAAAGGCATGGAACTTTTGCACTTGATTCAGAAAGGAGTCTATGTGACAATCATCATTGAAGTGGGGAGAATGCACATACCATGGATAAACCATTATGTCATGTCCCTGTTTACCTTCCTGGCTGCTACAGTTGTCTACCTTTTTCTGTACTGTGCCTGGAGAGCTAGAGTGCCCAATTCTTCCAGCAGCAGGCGAAGACAGATAAAAGCAGATGTGAAGAAAGCTATTGGTCAACTTCAACTGCGGGTGCTCAAAGAAGGGGATAAGGAACTAGATCCAAATGGAGACAGTTGTGTTGTTTGCTTCGACATATACAAACCCCAAGATGTAGTACGTATTTTaacttgcaaacattttttccataAGGCATGCATTGACCCCTGGCTTTTAGCCCATAGAACATGCCCCATGTGCAAGTGCGACATTCTGAAAACTTAA
- the RNF133 gene encoding E3 ubiquitin-protein ligase RNF133: protein MKLLKIGSWRHSIASSWLIRFSLFWLLSQNCCRASAVWTAYMNISFHVGNRMLSELGETGVFGRSSTLKRIAGVIVPPEGKIQNACNPSTTFGRSTNSERWLALIERGGCTFTQKIKVAVEKGASGVIIYNFPGTGNQVFPMSHQVFEDIVVVMIGNLKGMEILHLIRKGVHVTAMVEVGRRHFIWMNHYFVSFVIVTTATLTYFIFYHIRRLWVARIQNRRWQRLRRDLKKAFSQLQLRVLKEGDEEISANRDSCVVCFELYKPNDTVRVLTCKHFFHKNCIDPWILAHGTCPMCKCDILKALGIQVDVEDGTESLQVLMANELLGTLTPSEEGTNNELSPAGRADKVTPVEEEEHPVCQNASQPNSVVEEVHPSL from the coding sequence ATGAAACTACTCAAGATCGGCAGTTGGAGACACAGCATCGCATCTTCCTGGCTTATAAGATTCAGTCTTTTTTGGCTTCTTAGTCAGAATTGTTGCAGAGCCAGTGCTGTTTGGACCGCTTACATGAACATATCATTTCACGTGGGGAATCGTATGTTGTCAGAGTTGGGGGAGACTGGAGTATTTGGAAGAAGCTCCACTTTGAAGAGAATAGCAGGAGTTATCGTGCCACCAGAAGGGAAAATTCAAAATGCTTGTAATCCCAGCACCACTTTTGGCAGATCAACAAACTCAGAGAGGTGGCTCGCACTTATTGAACGGGGAGGTTGTACCTTCACACAGAAAATTAAAGTGGCTGTTGAGAAGGGAGCCAGCGGAGTGATCATTTATAACTTTCCAGGAACTGGCAATCAGGTTTTTCCCATGTCTCATCAGGTATTTGAAGACATTGTCGTGGTGATGATTGGTAACTTGAAAGGCATGGAGATCTTGCATTTAATTCGGAAGGGAGTTCACGTTACAGCTATGGTTGAGGTGGGGAGGAGACACTTCATCTGGATGAATCactattttgtctcttttgtgaTCGTCACAACCGCTACTTTAACATATTTCATCTTTTATCATATTCGAAGACTTTGGGTAGCAAGGATTCAGAACAGGAGATGGCAGCGATTAAGAAGAGACCTCAAGAAAGCATTTAGCCAGCTTCAACTTCGGGTGCTAAAGGAGGGAGATGAGGAAATAAGTGCAAATAGAGATAGCTGCGTAGTTTGCTTTGAACTCTATAAGCCTAATGATACAGTTCGTGTTTTGacttgtaaacattttttccacAAGAATTGCATTGACCCCTGGATTCTAGCCCATGGGACATGCCCCATGTGCAAATGTGACATTCTTAAGGCTTTGGGGATTCAAGTGGATGTTGAAGATGGAACAGAATCTTTGCAAGTTCTAATGGCTAATGAATTACTTGGTACCCTAACACCTAGTGAAGAGGGGACGAATAATGAACTTTCTCCTGCAGGAAGGGCAGATAAAGTGACtcctgtggaggaggaggagcaccCTGTTTGTCAGAATGCCAGCCAGCCTAATTCAGTAGTGGAAGAAGTTCATCCTTCACTTTGA